In Schizosaccharomyces osmophilus chromosome 1, complete sequence, the genomic window GAACTCGCCGGTCTCGTTACCGTAATGCAATTTTGGACCGATAAAGTGCCACCAGCGGGTTGGATTTCtattttcctcttcatctTGGTCCTTTTAAATGCTTTCCCCGTCCGTGTTTACGCGGAAACCGAAAGTATCATGTCCTTCATCAAGTTTGCGTGGATTTTTGTCATCATCATCACTTCCATTATTATTTCGGCTGGTGGTGCTCCCAAAGGTGATAGTATCGGTTTCCGATATTGGCGCCAAGCTCCCTTCACTCATGGCTTCAAGGGTTTTTTGAATGTCATGCCCAATGCCGTCTTCTCCATGTCAGGTATCGAATTGGTCGGTATCGCTGCCGCAGAGGCAAAAAATCCCAAAAAGTCTGTTCCCAAGTCCGTTGGTTCTATTTGGCTTCGTcttggtttgttttatatcGTCGGTATCTTGATGGTCACCCTCATTATTTCACCTTATTCCCCCGATATTTTTGGCGGAAAAGGTGCTAACGCTTCCCCTTTTGTGATTGCCTTCCGTAATGCCGGTATTCCTGGTTTGAGTCATGCCATGAATGCCATCATTCTCATTTCTGTCTTTTCTGCTGCCAATTCCGAAGTTTATACGGCTCCAAGAATCCTCGTTGGTCTTGCTGAAGTGAAAATGGCACCCAAATGGTTTTTACGTTGCGACCGACAAGGTCGACCCCTCTATGGTTTTGCATTCACAATTTTGATTTCCGGTGGTTTAGCCTATTTAAATGTAAATCAAACTGGTTCCACCGTTTTCCAATGGTTTGAAAGTTTGGTGTCCCTTTGCGTGTTGTATTCATGGAGTTGCATCTTTTTGGCTCACCTTCGTTTCCGGAAAGCATGGAAAGCTCAAGGCTTTTCAGCAAATCAGCTTCCCTGGAAGTCCAAATTTTACCCTTATAGTGCAATTTGGGGGATTTCTTGGTGTATTTTGATTTGTATTGTCGAGTTTTATCTCGCTGTCTGGCCGCTTGGTCAACGAAGCAGTGCCAAGAATTTCTTTGCTACTTACTTGTCCATCGTCCTTatcttaattttttatatcgTAGCGAAGATTTATTACCGTGGacctttttggaagaaaccTTCCTCGGTAGATTTAAATCATGGTCGAAGGTTTTATTCGAACCGAGCAACAAACAATGACAATGACAAAgacgaagatgaagatgaactCTATACTTTCGCCAAGTCTACAATAGCAAAGGTTATCCCCAAGAAAAGCTGATGAAGcgaataaaataaaaataaaaaaataaggaaaGCGTTTGACGTCGCAGGCAGACGTAGGGAttcgttttcctttcttctcctttattgttttatcgaatttgtttttggattttttggatataaTACGTGTTTAATGTTAT contains:
- a CDS encoding arginine permease; the protein is MESATSWNDKDLESKVVDPEKTLPTLERRVSASTQSSEPGVETDYGADSGLKRKLSSRHLYMISLGTAIGTALWLGSGANLTTAGPVGMWIGFWIAASIAWALMQSVGELTVMYPVPSAFPRWSQNLVDHSIGISHGWAFWLLYTLSIPTELAGLVTVMQFWTDKVPPAGWISIFLFILVLLNAFPVRVYAETESIMSFIKFAWIFVIIITSIIISAGGAPKGDSIGFRYWRQAPFTHGFKGFLNVMPNAVFSMSGIELVGIAAAEAKNPKKSVPKSVGSIWLRLGLFYIVGILMVTLIISPYSPDIFGGKGANASPFVIAFRNAGIPGLSHAMNAIILISVFSAANSEVYTAPRILVGLAEVKMAPKWFLRCDRQGRPLYGFAFTILISGGLAYLNVNQTGSTVFQWFESLVSLCVLYSWSCIFLAHLRFRKAWKAQGFSANQLPWKSKFYPYSAIWGISWCILICIVEFYLAVWPLGQRSSAKNFFATYLSIVLILIFYIVAKIYYRGPFWKKPSSVDLNHGRRFYSNRATNNDNDKDEDEDELYTFAKSTIAKVIPKKS